Sequence from the Nymphaea colorata isolate Beijing-Zhang1983 chromosome 9, ASM883128v2, whole genome shotgun sequence genome:
TTTATCTCAAGCTATTTAGCTAGTTTCTTCGATCTTCCACCATCCATGGCGAGATCTTTGGGTTTGATCGCAGCCCTGGTGGCAATGCTTATGGTAGTTGAATTTGCGAGCATTGCGGATGCAAAGTACAAGAGCTACCTGAGGGTGTATGAGGAGGCAGGGTGCCGCCATCGCTCCGAGTTGTACAACAGCTGCGGCTGCCACAACCTCAAGTACAGTGGCGGATTCAAGTATGATTACAACGAGAAGCATGACAAGGACTCAAAGATGACAGTGTACAAGCATCCCAACTGCCATGGAGTTGGGTTTGTGTTGCCACATGAGGACAAGAATCACTGCAGGCCGTTCCCCTTCAAGAGCGTCCACATCAAGTGTTGATCGCCTGGTCATGTATATGGTCGTATATGGCtaattaaataaagaaagagaccAAGTTGGTCTCCTTCGTTTGTTGCTTTGTCGTGTGTGTGCAGTTCATGAGTCTCTTGAGCCCTCTACGGGACTCGTGGAACTAGCAAATTACATTTCGAGCTTTAAGTGTTTTTGTGCGTGTTGCGCAGATGCACACTATCTGCATGTTTACTACGTTTCATGGAAATAAATGTATTACCTACATAACATGGTATTAATAAAGACTGatttcttttatatgttgtgGGTTGGACCATGTTTTCTGTGTTTTTTCATTGATAATTTCATTAGCGATCAAAGTTTGACATGCGATTGAGCCTAAATTCGAATCGGGCGATTGAACACTGGAGGCAAGAGTACTATTGAGTTTAGTCGGAATGCTCTTCCCAGAAAGGAAGATGATCATCAGATCCATCGTAAGAAATCTCGGGTCAAACTGTGTACACCAGACGGAAGACGGAGCAAGCCAGCCTGCTcctatacatatatacttaGCCAATTGGGTATGACTTCCTTGTCTCTCctccaaatatttttctctgcacacacacacacatagagcaGTTGCATGTATCATGTCTGGTCTCACAGGTGCGAAGATGGTCATTCCTTTGAATATAACTTTATCTTTTTGTAAAGCTAATTAGATTCTAAACCCGTTGCGTGCACCACCTTAGAGCGCAGACACACAAAATGGACATCTTGGGGATtctatattttctattttctatctTTTTGTTCTTAAAGTGGTGTTTGGTGGGATTGAAATCCCATACTGCTTTAA
This genomic interval carries:
- the LOC116260669 gene encoding antimicrobial peptide 1-like, with the translated sequence MARSLGLIAALVAMLMVVEFASIADAKYKSYLRVYEEAGCRHRSELYNSCGCHNLKYSGGFKYDYNEKHDKDSKMTVYKHPNCHGVGFVLPHEDKNHCRPFPFKSVHIKC